A stretch of DNA from Mycolicibacterium celeriflavum:
TTGGCCGAGGCGTTCGGTAGGCCGTATGCCAACGGTGAGTCATTGCAGCGTCATCCCGCCGACGCGGGGGCCCTCGACGCCGAACGCGAGGCGCAGGAGCCCGTCGAGGTCGCCGATCCATGGCGTGACCCGTCCGCTCCGGCTGCCCTCGGCGCTCCGGCGGTGCACGAGCCGCCGCGCGCTCCGACGACCGCGATGACCGGCAAGCTGGGCGTGCGCGATGTGTTGTTCGGCGGCCGGGTGTCCTACGTCGCGTTGGCGGTGCTCGCCATCGTCGCGCTGGTGATCGGCTTGGCCGGCGGCTGGGTCGGCCGCAAGACCGCCGAGGTGGTCGAGGCGTTCACCACGTCGAAGGTCACGCTCAACACCTCCGACAGCGGCCCGCCACCCGAAGGCCGGATCGCCAAAGTCGCTGCCGCTGTTGCCGATTCGGTCGTCACCGTGGAGGCGACCAGCGATCAGGAGGGTTCGCAGGGGTCCGGCGTCGTCATCGACGGCCGCGGTTACATCGTGACCAACAACCACGTGATCTCCGAGGCGGCGAACAACCCGAGCAAGTACAAGATGAAGGTCGTCTTCAACGACGGCAAGGAAGTGCCCGCCAACCTCGTCGGCCGCGACCCCAAGACCGACCTCGCCGTGCTGAAGGTCGACAACGTCGACAACCTGACCGTCGCGCAGATGGGCGACTCGGACAAGCTGCGCGTCGGCGACGAGGTGATCGCCGCCGGCGCCCCGCTGGGCCTGCGCAGCACCGTCACCGCAGGCATCATCAGCGCCATGCACCGCCCGGTGCCGCTGTCGGGCGACGGCTCGGACACCGACACCGTGATCGACGGCCTGCAGACCGACGCGCCGATCAACCACGGCAACTCCGGCGGTCCGCTGATCGACATGAACGGCAACGTGATCGGCATCAACACCGCGGGCAAGTCGCTGTCGGAGAGCGCCAGCGGTCTCGGGTTCGCGATCCCGGTCAATGAGGTCAAAGCCGTCGTCGAGTCGCTGATCCGCGACGGCAAGATCGCCCACCCGACGCTGGGCCTGACCGCCCGCTCGGTCAGCAACGACATCGCCTCGGGCGCACAGGTGGCCAACGTGAAGGCCGGCAGCCCCGCGGAGAAGGCGGGCATTCTCGAGAACGACGTCGTGGTCAAGGTCGGTGATCGCACCGTCGCCGACGCCGACGAGTTCGTCGTCGCGGTGCGTCAGCTCAAGATCGGCCAGGACGCGCCGATCGAGGTGATGCGCGACGGTCGGCGCGTGACGCTGACCGTCAACCCGGG
This window harbors:
- the htrA gene encoding serine protease HtrA, translated to MTNLDQTGRERLEPRPVSRPPVDPAAQRAFGRPDGVRGSFVGLEKYRDQGEFTPTDQPPDPVLAEAFGRPYANGESLQRHPADAGALDAEREAQEPVEVADPWRDPSAPAALGAPAVHEPPRAPTTAMTGKLGVRDVLFGGRVSYVALAVLAIVALVIGLAGGWVGRKTAEVVEAFTTSKVTLNTSDSGPPPEGRIAKVAAAVADSVVTVEATSDQEGSQGSGVVIDGRGYIVTNNHVISEAANNPSKYKMKVVFNDGKEVPANLVGRDPKTDLAVLKVDNVDNLTVAQMGDSDKLRVGDEVIAAGAPLGLRSTVTAGIISAMHRPVPLSGDGSDTDTVIDGLQTDAPINHGNSGGPLIDMNGNVIGINTAGKSLSESASGLGFAIPVNEVKAVVESLIRDGKIAHPTLGLTARSVSNDIASGAQVANVKAGSPAEKAGILENDVVVKVGDRTVADADEFVVAVRQLKIGQDAPIEVMRDGRRVTLTVNPGPDNTA